The following proteins are encoded in a genomic region of Gimesia algae:
- a CDS encoding thioredoxin family protein, with the protein MRFTNGNVKHQFVSIVTVAFTLFAISISSSFAGEWLHDFQAAQKLAQDKDVALLVHFHASWCGPCHKMEQTVLSTQSIKSVLGKRIIGVKIDSDQYPHLIDRFNVRSLPSDILLTPTGTIITRTDGMQPKNTYLSFLGRGASRYENDRRVYLAQKSKQELMQRKQQESDFAKAEPVEIEVEEKTYVATDPDRIGLEGYSPVALTRDRKWTKGKDEFSWPYQGITYLLSTRTEFEIFKIDPGRYAPQLLGCDPVILNKQDRAIPGDTKYGAYYDHNLYLFVDLESREEFKKNPDRFSRTMHVLKIKQAEGSVVR; encoded by the coding sequence ATGCGATTCACTAACGGAAACGTTAAACATCAATTTGTATCAATCGTAACAGTTGCGTTCACTCTGTTTGCGATATCAATCAGTTCTTCATTCGCTGGTGAATGGCTGCATGACTTCCAGGCTGCGCAAAAACTCGCGCAGGATAAAGATGTAGCTCTGCTCGTTCATTTCCATGCTTCCTGGTGTGGCCCCTGTCATAAGATGGAACAGACCGTTTTAAGTACGCAGAGCATTAAAAGTGTCCTCGGTAAACGCATTATTGGTGTCAAAATCGACAGCGATCAGTATCCACATCTCATTGATCGGTTTAATGTACGCTCGCTTCCCAGTGATATCCTGCTGACCCCCACGGGGACCATTATTACTCGGACCGACGGGATGCAACCGAAAAACACTTATTTAAGCTTTCTAGGGCGAGGTGCTTCCCGTTACGAAAATGACAGACGCGTTTATCTGGCTCAGAAAAGTAAACAGGAACTGATGCAGAGAAAACAGCAGGAAAGTGACTTTGCCAAAGCAGAGCCGGTTGAGATTGAAGTCGAAGAAAAGACCTACGTCGCGACGGATCCTGACAGAATCGGCCTGGAAGGTTACAGCCCGGTTGCCTTAACTCGGGATCGTAAATGGACGAAAGGCAAGGATGAATTCAGCTGGCCTTATCAGGGCATCACTTATCTGCTCTCTACGCGTACTGAGTTCGAAATCTTCAAGATTGATCCCGGACGATATGCTCCCCAACTCCTGGGCTGCGATCCTGTCATTCTGAATAAGCAGGACCGCGCCATTCCCGGCGATACAAAATACGGTGCCTACTACGATCATAATCTGTACCTGTTCGTTGACCTGGAATCCCGGGAAGAATTCAAAAAGAACCCGGATCGCTTCAGTCGTACGATGCACGTCTTGAAAATCAAACAGGCCGAAGGCAGTGTTGTGCGTTAA
- a CDS encoding Swt1 family HEPN domain-containing protein, producing the protein MAGDNERIKRTLDLLGIGLYPIIEEEMKAVYKDDWIDRAKESFRNSTLTSQPEGDAIRWDAHSTLLILWDHWNSVFRNRLSPLERSFVGELREYRNRWAHQSKISTDDTLRILDTASRLLQATGATQEARQLQRERDQLLHQIMQYQEQIVVDSDDHRRQRMRDAVVFLICGIAIDLGIFFSYGTGGLAILFAVFVAAVFAFLAYQRWVTPDRPAYGAHECTNCGKIIYGENCPYCNEDPQPTQGV; encoded by the coding sequence GTGGCCGGAGATAATGAACGTATCAAACGGACTCTGGATTTACTTGGGATCGGGCTCTATCCAATTATTGAAGAGGAAATGAAGGCCGTCTACAAGGATGACTGGATTGACCGTGCTAAAGAAAGCTTTCGTAATTCTACCCTGACCTCTCAACCGGAGGGCGATGCCATCCGGTGGGACGCCCATTCGACTCTGCTGATTTTGTGGGATCACTGGAACAGTGTTTTCCGTAATCGCCTGTCTCCCCTGGAGCGAAGTTTTGTAGGTGAGTTACGGGAATATCGGAACCGGTGGGCACATCAGAGTAAGATCAGTACAGATGATACATTGCGGATTCTAGATACGGCTTCCCGTCTGTTACAGGCGACCGGAGCGACGCAGGAGGCCCGGCAGTTACAGCGCGAACGGGATCAGCTGTTGCATCAGATAATGCAATATCAGGAGCAGATCGTCGTTGATTCTGATGACCATCGCCGTCAACGCATGCGTGACGCCGTAGTCTTTCTGATCTGTGGTATTGCCATCGATTTGGGGATTTTCTTTTCGTATGGAACAGGCGGCCTGGCCATTCTGTTTGCTGTCTTCGTTGCAGCGGTCTTTGCATTCCTGGCTTATCAGCGCTGGGTGACCCCCGACCGCCCCGCGTATGGAGCCCACGAATGTACCAATTGCGGCAAGATCATCTACGGTGAAAACTGTCCGTACTGCAATGAAGATCCGCAACCGACTCAGGGAGTCTGA
- a CDS encoding cupin domain-containing protein: MTESTQKKYHLADFAEIPGTACPCGTARRAFADVSEFPGTLHVTEISEDAELHYHKKLTETYYFLECGSDAQMQLDDEIIPVHAGMAVVIPPGVRHRALGSMKIINIVFPKFDPADEWVD; encoded by the coding sequence ATGACCGAATCGACCCAGAAAAAATATCACCTTGCCGATTTTGCAGAGATCCCAGGCACAGCCTGTCCCTGTGGTACAGCGCGGCGGGCTTTTGCTGACGTCTCTGAATTTCCCGGCACTCTACACGTCACCGAAATATCAGAAGATGCAGAATTGCACTATCACAAAAAACTGACGGAAACCTACTATTTTCTCGAATGTGGCAGTGATGCGCAAATGCAATTGGATGATGAAATCATTCCCGTCCATGCCGGGATGGCAGTTGTAATTCCCCCCGGAGTACGGCACCGTGCTCTCGGATCAATGAAGATCATCAACATCGTCTTCCCCAAATTTGATCCTGCAGACGAATGGGTCGACTGA
- a CDS encoding anthranilate synthase component II — MILIIDNYDSFVFNLARYFEELGQETHVIRNDQITLRQATELKPSALILSPGPCTPEEAGLSQELVRHFIGQIPILGVCLGHQAIAASLGGNIIRAPQPVHGQTSLIYHQNSRLLSSLPDPFPATRYHSLIIDEATLPVELMITARTAEGIPMAIEHQSAPLFGVQFHPESILTKCGLELLQNFLTFLSDTTLQTQDTLH, encoded by the coding sequence ATGATCCTGATTATTGATAACTATGACAGTTTCGTGTTTAACCTGGCTCGCTATTTTGAGGAGCTTGGTCAGGAAACGCACGTCATCCGCAATGATCAGATCACCCTCAGACAGGCAACGGAACTGAAACCTTCTGCCCTGATCCTTTCACCGGGCCCCTGTACTCCGGAAGAAGCCGGTCTCAGCCAGGAACTCGTCCGCCACTTCATCGGACAAATCCCTATTCTCGGTGTCTGCCTCGGACATCAGGCGATCGCCGCCAGTCTGGGGGGAAACATCATTCGTGCCCCACAACCCGTGCACGGCCAGACGTCTCTGATCTATCATCAAAATTCACGCCTGTTATCCAGTCTACCTGATCCGTTTCCCGCCACCCGGTATCACTCACTGATCATTGATGAAGCAACCCTGCCAGTCGAACTCATGATTACGGCACGCACAGCAGAGGGCATACCGATGGCAATCGAACACCAGAGTGCCCCCTTATTCGGTGTACAGTTTCACCCGGAATCAATTCTCACCAAATGCGGACTGGAGTTGCTGCAAAACTTTCTCACGTTCCTTTCGGACACGACACTTCAAACTCAAGACACTCTCCACTGA
- the pabB gene encoding aminodeoxychorismate synthase component I, protein MSGNLSQDLSQEQGSPIAEQLPLVEELIPCPDLEQLLIEFAGEDSLLVLDSARQSSSQGHFSYLMCNPLTRTQIQAAELGTDPFLPMREVQARHQIESVPGLPPFQGGFAGLLSYELGRCWEEFPRAPQDEFQLPDFAVGFYDWVIAWDHHQHRAWLIVQGFDESLNAQSYERAIQRCQSVKARTDSVLFDRRGRIDQLPQWNTEPPLPLEALSSAFPLEGYPHIFSNFCKAEFQDRVSQIIEYIYAGDIFQANFSHRLLSRTTSHPAELYLNLRSKNPAPFAGYFGWDDWAVLSASPERFLNVSGSEVETRPIKGTRRRKYVPEADLLTRDELRESEKDQAENVMIVDLLRNDLSRVCLPGSIRVPQLCSVETYETVQHLVSEVRGQLKPDTTVWDLLAASFPGGSITGAPKVRSMEIIAELEPTVRGPYCGCLFYAGLNGEFDSNILIRTFTVRKGWIQFPVGGGIIAQSQPRLEYEETLHKAAGMIAALHS, encoded by the coding sequence ATGTCTGGAAATTTATCTCAGGATCTGTCTCAAGAGCAGGGGAGCCCCATTGCGGAACAGCTCCCTCTTGTAGAAGAACTGATTCCCTGTCCGGACCTGGAGCAACTGCTGATCGAGTTTGCCGGCGAAGACAGTCTGCTGGTCCTGGACAGTGCCCGTCAGTCTTCCTCGCAGGGACACTTCTCATACTTAATGTGCAATCCCCTCACGCGGACTCAAATTCAGGCTGCTGAACTGGGAACCGATCCTTTTCTGCCGATGCGCGAAGTACAGGCACGCCATCAGATCGAATCGGTACCGGGACTCCCCCCGTTTCAAGGCGGGTTCGCCGGCTTGCTCTCTTATGAACTGGGGCGCTGCTGGGAAGAGTTTCCCCGCGCACCGCAGGATGAATTCCAGCTCCCCGATTTTGCCGTCGGCTTTTACGACTGGGTCATCGCCTGGGATCATCACCAGCATCGTGCCTGGCTGATCGTCCAGGGCTTTGACGAGAGTCTGAATGCACAGAGTTACGAACGAGCAATCCAACGCTGCCAGTCTGTCAAAGCACGCACTGATTCAGTTCTCTTTGACCGTCGCGGCAGAATCGATCAACTGCCGCAATGGAACACGGAGCCTCCACTGCCTCTGGAAGCGCTTTCTTCTGCATTCCCGCTGGAAGGGTATCCCCATATTTTCAGCAATTTCTGTAAAGCAGAGTTTCAGGACCGTGTGTCACAAATTATTGAATACATTTATGCGGGCGATATTTTTCAGGCGAACTTTTCACATCGATTGCTCAGCCGAACGACGAGTCATCCTGCAGAACTCTATTTGAATTTACGATCGAAGAATCCTGCTCCGTTTGCCGGCTATTTTGGCTGGGATGACTGGGCAGTTCTCAGTGCCTCGCCCGAACGCTTTCTGAATGTCTCCGGAAGCGAAGTCGAAACGCGTCCCATCAAAGGGACCCGACGTCGAAAATATGTTCCCGAAGCCGACCTGCTTACGCGGGATGAACTGCGGGAAAGCGAAAAGGATCAGGCCGAAAATGTGATGATCGTCGATCTGCTCCGCAACGACCTGTCGCGCGTCTGCCTGCCCGGCAGCATCCGAGTCCCCCAACTCTGTTCGGTGGAAACATACGAAACGGTGCAGCACCTGGTTTCAGAAGTTCGCGGACAGCTCAAACCCGATACAACGGTCTGGGATCTGCTCGCGGCTTCGTTTCCCGGCGGTTCCATTACCGGCGCACCCAAGGTCCGATCAATGGAGATCATCGCGGAACTCGAGCCCACGGTCCGCGGCCCTTATTGCGGCTGCCTGTTTTACGCTGGTTTGAACGGGGAATTTGACAGTAACATTCTGATTCGAACTTTCACCGTCCGCAAAGGCTGGATCCAGTTCCCGGTCGGAGGCGGGATTATTGCCCAGAGTCAGCCACGTCTGGAATACGAAGAAACCCTGCACAAGGCGGCGGGAATGATTGCCGCACTTCACAGTTAA
- a CDS encoding DUF1553 domain-containing protein: protein MRRLWILFHPSSKPGLASGMYWLTVFMITVLTVPALSLAANNNKIPAEQIEFFEKEIRPVLVKRCHACHGSKKQEASLRLDTHAWMMKGSDTGAAVVPGDPLKSRIIQVIQYHEDDSQMPPEKKMPDNEIAALTRWVKLGTPWPFSEKDAKLAPTNGAYDYETLAESHWSFQPVTKPQLPEVKASQRVSSPVDPFVIKRLEEKGLSLSPAVDRRKLIRRATVDLIGLPPTYQEVEAFVNDKSPDAYAKLIDRLLASPHYGERWGRHWLDVARYADTKGYVFTSERRYPYSYTYRDYVIRAFNEDLPFDQFIREQLAADQIDRKGDDRSLAALGFLTVGRRYRGNIHDITDDRIDLVSRGLLGLTASCARCHDHKFDPVPTKDYYGLYSVFISSYEPEEKDLPLIGKPKSEKDYKVYQAERAKRQKKVDDYIHGEAEKFRATARLTVGDVLQGVAEKQKLAAGGDQKPKYESKEAPHRRYVDLWRSYLARNAKSQRAVLSPWNQFAALKVKPDEFPARAAEIVQKLSQQEAETQADKRVNRLIVHALKNNPPENIYDVCRAYGTAFKEVEQAWLKELAEAGKAKKTLPEKLEDPAAEELRLILYDADCPAASNDEVAASMFNRAQRNKIRQLEKQLETLDVTSPGAPPRAMVMLDKDKPVTSHVHLRGNPGRRGDQAPRQFFRILAGADRKPFEKGSGRLELAEAIASKDNPLTARVFVNRVWMHHFGEGLVKTPSDFGVRSDPPSHPELLDYLASRFMEEGWSVKSLHKIIMLSATYQQGMQESQQARLIDSDNRLLWKRSPVRLDFEAMRDSLLSVSGQLSEETEGRGFLIDQIPTEPKRTVYSFVDRNNLPNIFRTFDFANVESSTAQRPYTTVPQQALFAMNSPLLIEQSRFLVKDLDLEKIRKDQGVDTAVTKLYQRVLMRNPVTEELELGKQFLAHHHDQIETPIRMTGWEKYAQVLCTSNEFMFVD, encoded by the coding sequence ATGAGGCGGCTTTGGATTCTGTTTCATCCATCATCAAAACCCGGCCTGGCATCAGGTATGTACTGGTTAACCGTTTTTATGATTACTGTGTTGACAGTACCTGCTCTGAGTCTTGCTGCCAACAACAATAAAATTCCTGCCGAGCAGATTGAGTTTTTTGAAAAAGAAATTCGTCCGGTTCTGGTGAAACGCTGTCATGCCTGTCATGGTTCTAAAAAACAGGAAGCGAGCCTGCGTCTCGATACTCATGCCTGGATGATGAAAGGCAGTGATACCGGTGCAGCCGTTGTGCCGGGAGACCCACTGAAGAGTCGTATCATTCAGGTCATCCAGTATCATGAGGACGACAGTCAGATGCCTCCTGAGAAAAAAATGCCAGATAATGAAATCGCTGCATTGACACGCTGGGTGAAGCTGGGAACGCCTTGGCCGTTTTCTGAGAAGGACGCCAAGCTGGCACCGACCAACGGCGCATACGATTATGAAACACTGGCAGAGAGCCACTGGTCATTTCAGCCTGTGACGAAGCCACAACTGCCCGAAGTGAAAGCTTCGCAGCGGGTCTCATCACCGGTTGACCCTTTCGTCATCAAACGTTTGGAAGAGAAAGGCCTGAGTCTGTCACCTGCCGTGGATCGTCGCAAACTGATTCGTCGCGCAACCGTGGATTTGATTGGCCTGCCTCCCACGTATCAGGAAGTGGAAGCATTCGTGAATGACAAATCTCCGGACGCCTATGCAAAGCTGATTGATCGACTGCTGGCTTCTCCCCATTATGGCGAACGCTGGGGACGTCACTGGCTGGACGTGGCCCGCTATGCGGATACCAAAGGTTATGTGTTTACCTCAGAACGCCGCTACCCTTATTCCTATACGTATCGCGATTATGTAATTCGCGCGTTCAATGAAGATTTACCATTCGATCAGTTCATTCGGGAGCAGCTGGCGGCAGATCAGATCGACCGCAAAGGCGATGATCGTTCGCTGGCAGCGCTTGGTTTTCTGACAGTGGGACGTCGCTATCGGGGAAATATTCATGATATCACCGATGACCGGATTGACCTCGTTTCGCGCGGCCTCTTGGGATTGACGGCATCGTGTGCCCGCTGCCACGACCATAAGTTTGATCCGGTTCCCACCAAAGATTATTACGGGCTGTATAGCGTGTTCATCAGCAGTTATGAACCGGAGGAGAAAGACCTGCCTCTGATCGGGAAACCTAAATCAGAAAAAGACTACAAGGTCTATCAGGCCGAGCGGGCGAAACGACAAAAAAAGGTCGATGATTATATTCATGGCGAAGCAGAGAAATTCAGAGCAACCGCCCGTCTGACCGTTGGTGATGTGTTGCAGGGAGTCGCCGAAAAACAGAAACTGGCAGCAGGAGGCGATCAAAAGCCAAAATACGAAAGTAAGGAAGCACCTCATCGACGGTACGTCGATCTCTGGCGTTCTTATCTGGCGCGCAATGCCAAATCGCAGCGGGCCGTACTGTCTCCCTGGAATCAGTTTGCCGCATTAAAAGTGAAGCCTGACGAATTCCCTGCGCGTGCTGCGGAAATCGTACAGAAACTATCGCAGCAGGAAGCAGAAACACAGGCCGACAAGCGGGTGAATCGTCTGATTGTCCACGCTTTGAAAAACAATCCTCCAGAGAACATCTACGATGTCTGCCGAGCTTATGGAACTGCGTTCAAAGAAGTCGAGCAGGCGTGGTTGAAAGAACTGGCAGAAGCAGGAAAAGCGAAAAAAACTCTGCCCGAAAAACTGGAAGATCCTGCCGCAGAAGAGTTACGGCTGATTTTATATGATGCGGATTGTCCCGCTGCCAGTAACGATGAAGTGGCAGCATCGATGTTTAACCGAGCCCAACGCAATAAAATTCGCCAGCTGGAAAAACAGCTGGAAACTCTGGATGTGACATCCCCGGGCGCACCACCACGCGCGATGGTGATGTTAGATAAAGACAAACCGGTCACCTCTCACGTGCATCTGAGAGGGAACCCGGGCCGTCGAGGCGATCAGGCACCGCGGCAGTTCTTCCGCATACTGGCTGGCGCAGACCGCAAACCATTTGAGAAAGGGAGTGGCCGCCTGGAACTGGCAGAGGCCATCGCTTCGAAAGACAACCCACTTACAGCCCGGGTGTTCGTAAACCGGGTCTGGATGCATCATTTTGGAGAAGGGTTGGTGAAAACTCCCAGTGATTTTGGTGTTCGCAGCGATCCCCCTTCCCATCCGGAACTGCTGGACTATCTGGCATCCCGCTTTATGGAAGAAGGCTGGTCGGTAAAATCACTGCATAAAATCATTATGCTATCAGCCACTTATCAACAGGGAATGCAGGAGAGCCAGCAAGCCCGCCTGATTGATTCCGATAACCGTCTGCTCTGGAAACGATCACCGGTTCGACTCGACTTTGAGGCAATGCGCGATTCTTTGTTATCTGTTTCGGGACAGCTGAGTGAGGAAACCGAAGGCAGAGGGTTCCTGATCGATCAGATTCCGACGGAACCTAAACGAACCGTCTACAGTTTTGTGGACCGGAATAATCTGCCTAATATATTCCGGACATTCGACTTTGCGAATGTGGAATCCAGTACGGCGCAGCGACCCTATACGACAGTGCCTCAACAGGCATTGTTTGCCATGAACAGCCCATTGTTAATTGAACAATCGCGTTTCCTGGTCAAAGATCTGGATCTGGAAAAAATAAGGAAAGACCAGGGCGTGGATACTGCCGTGACGAAGTTGTATCAGCGGGTTTTAATGCGAAATCCTGTCACTGAAGAGCTGGAACTGGGTAAGCAATTCCTCGCCCATCACCACGACCAGATTGAAACGCCAATACGCATGACCGGTTGGGAGAAGTACGCTCAGGTGCTGTGCACTTCTAACGAATTCATGTTTGTTGACTAA
- a CDS encoding DUF6513 domain-containing protein — MKQERILFVTGRLAEFSLRGVLDKLAPQVGFEFEVVVLNVQVAALMHVPLILRRLTVPPDTDWVMLPGLCKGDLQTLTDHFGIPFKRGPKDHFDLPEYFGQADRPPKDLSRFDIEILAEINHAPFLTDEEILRQADHYRDNGADLIDVGCVPGDSWSRTGEIVKMLIDAGHRISIDSFERTEVEAAVASGAELILSCNHANLDWVSKLGVEVVAIPDVPSDFESLHAIVEELTKQGTPFRIDPILEPIGYGFAASLERYYRARKEFPDTEIMMGIGNLTELTEVDTAGMNVLLAALCQELKIHSVLATEVINWARSTIGEFNHARRLVKYAIDNQTLPKHVEYQLVMLRDPKLKELGSEALANLAAQIRDPNYRIFAEENALHVMNRDGYWKGTDPFELFDQFQAANQKDLDASHAFYLGYEMSKAMTALTLGKQYKQDQPLNWGFLTQAETSALERRRGQGEDTQCGPR; from the coding sequence ATGAAACAGGAACGCATCCTGTTCGTAACCGGCAGGCTGGCTGAATTTTCATTACGCGGCGTATTAGACAAACTTGCTCCCCAGGTTGGTTTTGAGTTTGAAGTCGTTGTATTGAATGTCCAGGTCGCCGCCCTGATGCATGTCCCGCTGATCTTGCGCAGACTCACTGTTCCACCAGACACCGACTGGGTTATGCTGCCTGGACTCTGCAAAGGGGATCTGCAGACACTGACCGATCACTTTGGTATTCCCTTCAAACGGGGACCCAAAGACCATTTCGACCTGCCCGAATATTTCGGTCAGGCAGATCGTCCTCCCAAAGATCTCTCCCGGTTTGACATCGAAATACTGGCAGAAATCAATCACGCCCCCTTTCTGACTGACGAAGAAATACTGCGACAGGCAGACCATTATCGAGATAACGGTGCAGACCTGATCGACGTCGGCTGCGTTCCCGGAGATAGCTGGTCGCGAACAGGTGAAATCGTGAAGATGCTCATCGACGCAGGCCATCGGATTTCGATCGACAGCTTTGAACGCACCGAAGTGGAAGCAGCAGTCGCCAGCGGCGCGGAACTTATACTGAGTTGTAACCACGCCAACCTCGACTGGGTTTCCAAGCTGGGCGTCGAAGTCGTCGCCATCCCGGATGTCCCCAGCGATTTTGAGTCCCTGCACGCTATCGTGGAAGAACTCACGAAACAGGGCACACCGTTTCGCATCGACCCCATTCTGGAACCGATCGGGTATGGCTTTGCTGCTTCTTTAGAACGTTACTATCGAGCACGTAAAGAATTTCCGGATACCGAAATCATGATGGGCATCGGCAATCTGACGGAACTGACTGAGGTCGACACCGCCGGCATGAATGTACTTTTGGCCGCTCTCTGCCAGGAACTGAAAATCCATAGCGTCCTGGCAACCGAAGTCATTAACTGGGCCCGCAGTACGATTGGGGAGTTCAATCATGCCCGGCGCCTAGTCAAATATGCCATCGATAACCAGACCCTTCCTAAGCACGTCGAATATCAACTGGTCATGCTGCGCGATCCGAAACTCAAAGAACTTGGCTCAGAAGCATTGGCGAACCTGGCGGCTCAGATCCGGGATCCGAACTATCGCATTTTCGCAGAAGAGAATGCCTTACACGTCATGAACCGGGATGGCTACTGGAAAGGCACCGATCCGTTTGAACTCTTTGATCAGTTCCAGGCCGCCAACCAGAAGGATCTGGATGCATCACATGCCTTTTATCTGGGCTACGAAATGAGTAAAGCAATGACGGCTTTAACCTTGGGAAAACAGTACAAGCAGGATCAACCATTAAACTGGGGCTTTTTAACGCAGGCTGAAACCAGTGCACTGGAACGTCGTCGCGGGCAGGGGGAAGACACACAATGTGGGCCTCGCTGA
- a CDS encoding DUF1501 domain-containing protein: MAEQIPHFNCDPIVTRRQMLQRCGTGLGSLGLATLMASEGMLNQAAGASAGSPTSPMAPKTAHFPGKAKHVIHIFLNGGASQVDTFDPKPALAKYAGKKLPMENLRTERKTGASLPSPFKFKKYGESGLEVSELFSELGECVDDIAFVRSMYTNVPNHEPSLMMMNCGDLIQPRPSMGAWVTYGLGTENQNLPGFVVMCPGGYPITESANWRSAFLPGAYQGTHIDTKHTDIEKLISNIKNKQLVLPEQRRQLDLLQALNRRHQAARSQESALESRIQSFELAYRMQMQASDVFDVNNEPKHIHEMYGKGVHARQMMIARRLVERGVRYVQLWHGAGQPWDNHDEIEKNHRRLAGDCSQAIAALLKDLKQRGLLQDTIVMCGGEFGRTPVVELPTPGANAGKMNGRDHNNHGFTVWLAGGGVKGGQAYGATDEFGFAAVENKVHVHDLHATVLKLLGFDHEQLTYRFSGRDFRLTDVHGKVVEDLIA, encoded by the coding sequence ATGGCTGAACAAATTCCACATTTTAACTGTGATCCCATCGTTACCCGTCGCCAGATGCTGCAGCGTTGCGGGACCGGCCTGGGGTCTCTGGGCCTGGCTACTCTGATGGCTTCCGAAGGGATGCTGAATCAGGCGGCGGGCGCGTCTGCAGGCAGTCCGACTTCGCCGATGGCGCCGAAGACGGCACACTTTCCCGGTAAAGCCAAACATGTGATTCATATCTTCCTGAATGGGGGCGCTTCACAGGTTGATACATTTGACCCCAAGCCTGCGCTGGCTAAGTACGCCGGCAAAAAATTACCAATGGAAAATCTGAGGACAGAGCGCAAAACAGGTGCCTCCCTGCCCTCACCCTTCAAGTTCAAGAAATATGGCGAAAGTGGTCTGGAAGTCAGCGAGCTGTTTTCTGAACTGGGAGAATGCGTGGATGACATTGCATTTGTCCGGTCTATGTATACCAACGTGCCTAACCATGAACCTTCATTGATGATGATGAACTGTGGCGACCTGATTCAGCCGCGCCCGAGTATGGGAGCGTGGGTGACTTATGGCCTGGGAACAGAGAATCAGAATCTGCCTGGCTTTGTGGTGATGTGCCCCGGCGGCTATCCAATTACGGAATCGGCCAACTGGCGCTCTGCGTTTTTGCCTGGAGCCTATCAGGGAACTCATATTGATACGAAACATACAGATATCGAAAAGCTGATTTCGAATATTAAAAACAAACAACTCGTTTTGCCTGAGCAGCGTCGTCAACTGGATCTGCTACAGGCTTTGAACCGTCGTCATCAGGCGGCACGGTCTCAGGAATCAGCGCTGGAATCGCGGATTCAGTCGTTCGAACTGGCTTATCGTATGCAGATGCAGGCGTCTGATGTGTTTGATGTGAATAATGAACCAAAACACATTCATGAGATGTATGGAAAAGGTGTGCATGCCCGTCAGATGATGATCGCCCGCAGGCTGGTTGAACGGGGAGTTCGCTATGTACAACTCTGGCATGGAGCCGGTCAGCCATGGGATAATCATGATGAAATCGAAAAGAACCATCGCCGTTTAGCCGGGGACTGTTCCCAGGCCATCGCTGCTCTACTGAAAGATCTCAAGCAACGCGGTCTGCTGCAGGATACGATTGTGATGTGTGGTGGCGAATTTGGTCGTACCCCCGTGGTGGAATTACCAACTCCCGGTGCCAATGCCGGAAAAATGAATGGGCGTGACCATAATAACCATGGTTTTACGGTCTGGCTGGCGGGCGGTGGGGTCAAAGGGGGACAGGCTTATGGTGCCACCGATGAATTCGGATTCGCTGCGGTCGAAAATAAAGTTCACGTGCATGACCTGCATGCGACTGTGCTCAAATTGCTGGGATTCGACCATGAGCAGTTGACCTACCGTTTCTCTGGTCGAGATTTCAGGTTAACTGATGTTCACGGTAAAGTGGTTGAAGATCTGATTGCCTGA
- a CDS encoding 4a-hydroxytetrahydrobiopterin dehydratase, giving the protein MTEDQALTEAEIQEFLNTYSNWELRDGWIRRKYGTPGWSHTLMLVNTIGYLAEAGNHHPDLSVGYAAVTVKLQTHKVHAITGKDISLAKKIEETVLWQPEADSPLDGFPKKWVH; this is encoded by the coding sequence ATGACTGAGGATCAAGCATTAACCGAAGCTGAAATCCAGGAATTCCTGAACACTTACTCCAACTGGGAACTCCGCGATGGCTGGATCCGCAGAAAATATGGGACTCCTGGCTGGTCGCATACATTGATGCTGGTCAACACGATCGGCTACCTGGCAGAAGCCGGAAATCATCACCCGGATTTGAGCGTTGGCTATGCAGCGGTCACCGTGAAACTGCAGACACACAAGGTGCACGCCATCACAGGGAAAGACATCAGCCTCGCGAAAAAAATTGAAGAAACCGTGCTCTGGCAACCAGAAGCAGACTCCCCCCTGGACGGGTTTCCCAAAAAATGGGTCCACTAA